agaatttttttctgaactcttccccagatgtgtggcttggcacaaacctgtttctgagctctacagaCTGCTCTTTTAACCccagggcttggtttttgctctaaTATGCATTATCAGCTGTTGGACCTTTTATTAAtacgtgtgtgcctttccaaatcatacccattcaattgaatttgacaCAGGTTACCTTCACTCAAAGTCTAGTAACAcctacaagcaatatgaatgctcctgagctatatttcaactgtcccagataagggtatgagtacttatgcaatggaatcatttaagttttttatttttaataaatttgcaaagatgttaaaaaccttttttttttttttttttgctttaccattatagtgtatggagtgtagattgatgtggaaaaaagtaatttaaagcagtttaacataaggcagcaacataaaacgtgaaaaaaattaaagggtatgaatactttcgcaaggcactgtaagATCTTACAGGACAAAgtgaatttccatttaaaaatcacaatgtcCAATATGATACAAATCAATAAAAGATCCTACAGGAAAagcgctcgctgactgaattctctGAAATAACAGTGAAGATGTACGAATataagtaagatattaatttcatagtgtGAACAGCTTTAGAGCTtattatgggagtttttgagagtgcttgaactcgctggactgaagtgaaaatgttctttggtaatgtaaacgttctttgctctttttgtacaatgaaagtgttatgggcTAATTAGTAACTCCCCTGGTGTTTTCTGGGAAGCCGCTGGCTGCCGCCGTTGTCTCTGCGAATTTAACCAGcatactttcactttcactccCGGCAGCATCTGTGAGAGAGCGTGTCTGATAAATGACTCATGAACAAAGAAACACATTTAAGACGGGAGGAGCCTCGGAAGATCGGGTTTGTGCGGTTCTGGATTTAAGAACGTTGTGTTCTCATTCGTTCTGCTGTTGAAATAAGTCGCTTTGCTAACGGTAGGCATAGGCTGTAAACAGCTTCTTTTTCTACATGTGCCTTTCAGTTATGTATTCAAAtttaagtttaatatttattttatatatgtttttttgtttgtttgtttgtttgtttctgtgtgtgtaatTATGAATGGCTATTgactttgttgtgttttgttgttgttttcttttgcaGAGTCATGGCGTGTAGCAAGCTCATGTCCGCTCCGGTGTGTCTCATTGAAAACGATGAAAATGGGCAGCTGCATGTGAGAAAAGAGGCCAAAGACATTCTGGATGGGATCAGTGAGCCGGTGGTGGTGGTGTCTGTGGTGGGACTCTATCGTACGGGGAAGTCTTACCTTATGAACCGCCTGGCAGGACAACAGTCTGGTGAGAGAAATGCTGGAAGTCTTTCTCATGTGTGGTGCATGCTGATATAATAACGAGGACACGATAACTTAATAcagtcaaaacaaaaattattcagacagacACCAGATAATTTAGcctaattttttatatttttttactagtggaTACAGGACACtattgttcatttatgtaagtgaggatagcaaaataaagtaaactgtgacatattataccccaaaattcttcatacagtggactaccagtaaaattgatttttttaaaaaaagaaagaaaaatgggaTCAagaataggcttgtttgagatgcgccttgcctcgcctgaaatgtaggcagctgcagtgaggggaggagtgaaataagcacagtcaagacagacagttctgccctctcgaagtgaaacagataccaacgagatcaaaggcagatatcttgttattctcactcatatgttgtgctgctgataaacatgatataatttcagttctgttgcttttatatgaatataaatatgatgaacaagacactcaaggtgcttgctatttaattccatatgaAAGGTGTATTTATCAtccgtttttattttaattcaaacatgtattttagatttttatagaaaatatgacaacaatcacatatctcacacagaggtcgcactgtcatagtgtttgggaatattcatgcacaatttaaatacataataacatgaaatcagattaaaaaaataaaacattttagaagagatcgcagcatcacggttgtctgaaccaatgagcattaagctgtgtagtcagtcagtcgtttcccatcttgcttttgatcagcgcagtcggtggagagcaactgcgcgtgactgctcaatccgacacagccaaaaaactctcgcgactgCGAGGCGGCCAAATCAATTCGGGTGGCCTGGAAACTTCTCCAGGTGCTCTCAATGCGGGGCATTTGCATGCGCAATATAGGCCACCCGATtgagggttcctcaaatcttaccctggaggtctAGTCCactgcagaatttagctccaaccctgatcaaactcacctgtctgtgattttctaatgattagggttagagctaaactctgcaggaaagtggatctcgaggtccagatttgaggagccctgggctatactctcaaaatattataactttaatttctacgatttaaattctcgaaatattacgactttaatctcgtaatcttagattttttttttaacgtggcactaaaacgccgtcatAGTAATGCCTTGTTTTCTTCTTTGAACCATCGTAATTTATCGCGGTTACAATTAGTGcagaatgcagcagctagaCTACTGACACGAACAAAGTTATGTCATCATATTACACCTGTTTTAGCTTCTTTACATTGGTTACCTGTTTATTTTAGGATTGATTTCAAGATTATTGTATTGACATATAAAGTTTTAAACGGCTTGGCACCTTCGTATTTAACTGAGCTTCTTAAACCGTACAAAACAGGAAGATGTCTTAGATCCTCTTTTAATGAATTGCTGGCAGTTCCAAGAACTGGATTTAAAACAAAAGGACATTTGCAGTGAGGGCTCCAAAACTATGGAATAGTTTACCAGCGGATATTAGATCATCTGattgtctgtctgtttttaaaGGTCGATTGAAAACATTTGTATAGATGTGCCtataatattttgtgaatttttttttttttttttttttttttccctctcaatATATTTATCACATTGTGCTCttcataaatgtttcatttatgattgtgtttttatatagtGTAAAGCACTTTGTGCGCTGAAGctttaaaagtgctatataaataaaatttgactTACTTTTACTTTATTCACCCCTGGAATTGTatgaggcatgttttattatggatgcgtgCGCtttatttgattacttttggactgttgaacaaaacaCCTGCTGCCATtctaaagcttggaagagcaaggatcattttaatataactccgattggattcgtctgaaagaatagtcatatacacctaggatgctttgagggtgtGTAAAACATggtctaattttcatttttgggtgaactaaccctttaagcattgcttggtaattggttgaccCAAACTgatattatctaattgtgtaaatttaacagctgacagctgtTCAGcctaattcattacatacctttctatcaaagttatctgacattatcaagatcaATTTATTCtatgagttcttgtcatattttattaccattttctaaactatagcgaatagaCTGTGATAATGTGAAAAATGTTGAAGTTGTCTGGAATTTTGGTATGTGTAAAACAGTAACTTCACTAAAATGCGATAATTTCGTACatgtaaacaataaatataaattaataacaatgtaaaagttaaaatattaataaagtgtCTCTGATGCTCATTTTGTGCTCAAAAACGAATTTACTGTAAAGATACCTTAAATTAAAgtagttacatttttatggGGCGTAAAGTAAACATGGTAAAGCTATCGTGAGATGGTAATGAAGAAAAAGGTTTTAATTATATGTGTACTCAGTAAATTTTTCTCTCATTACAAATCTTTTACACTTAAAGACACAAACGATACATGCACATAAAAATACTTGATGTTTACAGTCATGCACAGTTTCATGAGTCTTTCATGAGGAGTGGTTGAGATTACATAAGCAATAATACTCGCTTTATCTCAGTAACTCATTATCTGATATTGCCGCTCACAGAATCATGACCGACTGAATAAAGCACTTCAATAATGGCATCGGTAACTAAAAACTATTGAATGATGCTGCATTCTCACCACTAAGGCTGATGTATGTCCAAGGTAACTGGCATATTTGCCAAACCAACTATAAAGAAATAAGCACACCTCTAGATGGCTGAAATCATTCAGCAGTTTTGGCAtcattgttatcattatttCTTAAAGAGAGCAAGAAAtagagaaaatattatttatattcagaAAACGTTTGTCAGGTTGTGTTACCAAACATGCAGGAAACCATATTATGTAGTTCGCATGTGACAATCATGAAAGAGAAAATGACGTCACAGAGAGGATATCACAGAGTCGCTTTTCTTAGAAGCAGTATATGTTTTTTCAGAGGAAACCATATACATGAATATGAATACAACATGAAtgcaaaaattaattatttatttttatttatttatttttttcagttctggATTGTCATCTAGTCTTTTAAAATTTGATTGTCATTTTGGGCATccttatttgtgaccctggaccacaaaaccagtaataagggtcaatttttttaaaatgaagacttatacatcatctgaaatctgaataaataagctttccattgatgtatggttttggctgaaatacaactatttgaaaatctggaatctgagggtgcaaaaaaatgagaaaatcgcctttaaagttgtccaaatgaagttcttagcaatgcatattactaatcaaaaatgaagttttgatatatttatggtaggaaatttccaaaatatcttcatggaacatgatcgttatttaatatcctaatgatttttggcataaaagaaaaatcgatcattttgaccaatacaatgttttggtgggtattgctacaaatatacccgtacTACTTACGACTGGTTtggtggtccagggtcacatttgtcatTGACTTTAATAATGTGATTGTCTCAGGCTTTGCTCTCGGCAGCACTATTGAATCAAAGACCAAAGGCATCTGGATGTGGTGTGTCCCTCACCCTAATAAAAAAGGACACACTCTTGTGCTGCTGGACACAGAGGGACTTGGGGACGTGGAGAAGGTGAGAAGGAAAACCACAAAGCATCTATAGCAATGTTATCTCTATATAGCAATAAAATCTGCCATCACCTTATACTTTCACTGTCATTTAATTAATCACCAGATGAGAAGATTCACTGCACAGAATTATTTGGCCTTTACATGGCCTTTTGCcactaaatgtaaataagtgGCCACTTTCTGGCACTcacatacttttaatatttcaggGGGATGAGAAACACGACACATGGATCTTCTGCCTGGCTGTTCTTCTCAGCAGTACTCTAGTGTACAACAGCTTAGGAGTCATTGACAACACAGCACTGGAAAAGCTGCAGTAtccttctcacacacacatacattatgtattcagagttaaaaacagttaataaaTGGCGCCAGTGTTATTCCTCCTGAACAGTGCTGAATGTAGCTATGTTACTGAGCTGACAGAGAACATTCGTGTGAAGGCAAAAGTGGGTCAACATGAGGACGAGTCGGCAGATTTCATGCGTATTTTTCCATCGTTTGTCTGGGCTGTTCGGGACTTTACTCTGGAACTGAAAAGGGGAGATAAACTAATAACATCAGATGAGTATCTGGAGGGCGCATTGAAACCTAAACCAGGTGAGATAAAGAGTTGATATTAAACACATACACAACATATTCTTTTACTAACAGGTATATACTGTATGCCATCACAGACaatttttattgtgtttaaaaacattaaagtcATTAGtcaaaaatgcagaaataacAAGCTTTCAAAACTGATTTCTCACTTCCAACTAATAAAGCTGAGCCAATGCTGATAGAAATGTTGCTAAAAGAAAACAGCAACGTTGAAACGTTGCCAATAAACCTACAATGGCCTACTGAAACTTAAAATAGgatagaaaaatgtattttaacatttgaaaaacagcacagttttacaaaaaaacataaagTGTCCATTGCATACAGTAAATTAGCACTCagaatataatatattcaatatatattatGATTTCATAATTATCTTATTTTAGGTTGCTCACCTCAGACTGTGCAGTATAACCTGCCCCGTAGTTGTTTGCGGCAATTCTTTGCGGTGAGGAAGTGCTTTGTGTTCCCCCGGCCTGCTAGTACGCAAAACATGAGGATAATGGAGCAGCTGTCTGAGAAAGAGCTGGAGTCAGAGTTCCTTGAGCAGGCAAACACCTTCTGCCACTACGTCTACAACAATGCAGAACCAAAAACCGTCACTGGAGGCCGTACAATTACTGGAACAGGTGTGTCCCTTCACGAAATCCCTTAAAGAGAAAAAGATTATGACAGTTCTGAATCTCTTCTGAGAGCTAATGATTAGTGGACCGTGTACGAAAGAACATACATTTGACTGAACTATGGAGTTGTGTTTCCTGACAGCTCTGGGTAATCTCGCTGAGGTTTACATAGAGGCGATTCGCAGCGGGAATGTTCCGTGTCTGGAGAACGCAGTGCTGTCTCTGGCTAAGATCCAGAACGTCCGTGCAGTGGAGGAGGCCCTGCAGTGCTACATGACAGAGATGCTCAGCATGACTCAGCTTCCAATGTGCCCAGAAGAGCTGTCCAACATCCACACAGATGCAGAGAAGAAGGCCGTTGAAGTTTTCATCACCATGTCCTTCAATGACAATGACCAGATCTACCAACAAGAGCTCATGGTAAAGTATCTTCTGCATACAGAGCAAACTAAATTAAGGACAAACAGGGAAACTACTTAGAGATCAACTTAGATCAACTTCAAACTGAACTTGAAATCTGAACTATACTGTGTCttagaaaatcatttttacctTTCTGTcagttatataaaatatataataatatataataatcttCAGAAATTTGCAATATTATCTAAAAACAATGcatgcacaaatacacacaaaaaatatcGCAGCctgtttttttacaaatttcCATTTAATGGAACCGAATAATCAAATGGTTTACATATTATGAATGTGTAGTGtattgaaaacatttaattaaaagtatttaaatgcaTGAACCTTTAAAACTTGTACTACTCTTGTGTTGATTATAGCGAATATGTGCATATATTCCATTAATGGAGATTCAATCCATGTACAATATTCTGTCTTTATGATTAGAGTATAAACAGTTTTGCTCTCTCTCTGATTTCTTCTCATGATTTAGGGAAAGATTCATAATGAATATCAAGATATGTGCCAGCAGAATCATGAAGCGTCTCGCATGCAGTGTGAGGAGGTTCTGCGTGAGGTGTTTGATAAGATGGAAAAAAGCATTTCTAATGGATCATACATGAAACCTGGAGGATACCAACAATACAGGGACACACTCAGACATCTGTCCAGTGACTACAGAGCAAGAACACACTCACAAATAATGGTACAGTTCAAACATGCATGCTTTGCTCACAATTGTTCGAAGGTCACAACAGCATCTAGCAGCTCTGATAAACATCTTTCATGCTGATGTGGTAACAGTCATGATGAAactaaaacatgaaaacatttactCACTCCCAGGTTTGCAAAAATCTGTGAAATTGTTGTTTTCCTtgaagcacaaaacaaaaaattctgaagaatgtacactttttgttacttttgaatgttactTTTTATCCAAACAACAGTTTGCAACGATCAGGGATGTCAAACTTGAAAccttgaaaaaaacaaaacaaaaaaaaaacaccttgaaTGACTAATGGACTGATGTGCTTTATTCCAAGTTATCTGATGACATtaatatgatatttaatataGTACACAAATAATCTGGGCAACTTTAATGGCACTTTAATTGTTTTATGGTACTTTAAAGGTTTTAATTTTCGAGTTTGACAGCCATGGTAACTACAAACTGTCATTTTATGGAAAAATTAACACCGTGTTGGTTTTtcatgacatgagggtgagtaaattataaaAACTTTGATATATTTGGGCAAATCTTTC
This portion of the Onychostoma macrolepis isolate SWU-2019 chromosome 02, ASM1243209v1, whole genome shotgun sequence genome encodes:
- the LOC131522849 gene encoding guanylate-binding protein 1-like, encoding MACSKLMSAPVCLIENDENGQLHVRKEAKDILDGISEPVVVVSVVGLYRTGKSYLMNRLAGQQSGFALGSTIESKTKGIWMWCVPHPNKKGHTLVLLDTEGLGDVEKGDEKHDTWIFCLAVLLSSTLVYNSLGVIDNTALEKLHYVTELTENIRVKAKVGQHEDESADFMRIFPSFVWAVRDFTLELKRGDKLITSDEYLEGALKPKPGCSPQTVQYNLPRSCLRQFFAVRKCFVFPRPASTQNMRIMEQLSEKELESEFLEQANTFCHYVYNNAEPKTVTGGRTITGTALGNLAEVYIEAIRSGNVPCLENAVLSLAKIQNVRAVEEALQCYMTEMLSMTQLPMCPEELSNIHTDAEKKAVEVFITMSFNDNDQIYQQELMGKIHNEYQDMCQQNHEASRMQCEEVLREVFDKMEKSISNGSYMKPGGYQQYRDTLRHLSSDYRARTHSQIMSEEVLSTYLRAKEEAGNMILNADQSLSAAEQENELQRLKNEIMEQRQKGLEEQNRLQEQAFKDMQRTHDEHVNQIIRQMEREQERISRDNEQVLEAKLKEKEALLQQGFQQEADRMQREIDSLKTDMNKQETSQPSTASKVLDGIGTAATLFLPGFVPKLAGIGLSLFSKLF